From a single Mesorhizobium shangrilense genomic region:
- a CDS encoding ABC transporter substrate-binding protein yields the protein MKSMMRGLLAATAFVSITTIAYAEDVQGVIAGLPTELKAQYDGAPQKILPSAWDNFTPPPKPWKWCHSESYQGNPWRVTVTKELKRLVDGLIADGTVSSFEVSDSNNDASQQINQIRAFIDKKCSIITSIPGSATALDDAIDAAAKAGIPFLTAAGSVTSPNAINVDSNYARWGYDMMTAIGKADPNGASILLVEGIAGHPIVVQERQGADKALAENPKLKIARNVNGNWTANVTKTVVLQAIATNPAPIDAVWTTGSESRVVAEAFAQAGRPAPLITGSITGDALGYWKANPDKYRFEGHAVLPHWTAETLFRIGVRMLDGQKPKLNTLLIPIPPVHSADLGAWYKDCMTPDAVSIFPVPPKDPMPEEWLNAYFANPAPTQGWDYSKVPDACAK from the coding sequence ATGAAAAGCATGATGCGCGGCCTTCTGGCCGCAACCGCCTTTGTATCGATCACGACGATTGCCTATGCCGAGGATGTGCAGGGGGTGATCGCGGGACTGCCGACTGAATTGAAGGCGCAGTATGACGGCGCGCCGCAGAAAATCCTGCCCTCGGCCTGGGACAACTTCACGCCGCCGCCGAAGCCGTGGAAATGGTGCCATTCGGAATCCTACCAGGGCAATCCGTGGCGGGTCACGGTGACCAAGGAACTGAAGCGTCTTGTCGACGGGCTGATTGCCGACGGCACGGTGTCCAGCTTCGAAGTCTCGGATTCCAACAACGATGCCAGCCAGCAGATCAACCAGATCCGCGCCTTCATCGACAAGAAGTGCTCGATCATCACCTCGATCCCCGGCTCGGCGACCGCACTGGATGACGCCATCGATGCCGCCGCCAAGGCCGGCATTCCCTTCCTGACCGCCGCCGGGTCGGTGACCAGCCCGAATGCGATCAATGTCGATTCCAACTATGCGCGTTGGGGCTACGACATGATGACGGCGATCGGCAAGGCCGACCCGAACGGCGCCAGCATCCTGTTGGTCGAAGGCATTGCCGGCCACCCGATCGTGGTGCAGGAACGCCAGGGCGCGGACAAGGCGCTGGCCGAGAATCCGAAGCTGAAGATCGCGCGCAACGTCAACGGCAACTGGACGGCAAACGTCACCAAGACCGTGGTGCTGCAGGCGATCGCCACCAATCCGGCGCCGATCGACGCGGTGTGGACGACAGGCAGCGAAAGCCGCGTCGTCGCGGAAGCCTTTGCGCAAGCCGGAAGGCCTGCTCCGCTGATCACCGGTTCGATCACCGGCGATGCGCTGGGCTACTGGAAGGCCAATCCCGACAAGTACCGCTTCGAAGGCCATGCAGTGCTGCCGCACTGGACCGCCGAGACGCTGTTTCGCATCGGCGTGCGCATGCTCGATGGCCAGAAGCCCAAGCTGAACACGCTGCTGATCCCGATCCCGCCGGTTCACAGCGCGGATCTCGGCGCCTGGTACAAGGACTGCATGACACCGGACGCGGTTTCGATCTTCCCGGTCCCGCCAAAGGACCCGATGCCGGAGGAATGGCTCAATGCCTATTTCGCCAATCCTGCGCCGACCCAGGGCTGGGACTATTCGAAGGTGCCGGACGCCTGCGCCAAGTAA
- a CDS encoding ATP-binding cassette domain-containing protein: MLEVQDVSKRYGETVALAKASIAFRAGTIHTILGENGSGKSTLVKLLSGIVQPDSGTIRLDGAPFSGFGPAAFQAAGFATVFQEVLIAPDRSVTDNILLGLDGLLKRNVPRAERQRRAQAVLKQFAVTEIPLDQPAGQLPLAVQQLVVLARAVVRTPRILILDEVTAALDFADREAVFAMMRKLASEGCLILFITHRMDEVMTLSDRISVLRGGNVVATEERGTSTASELLKAMAPRTAAELAHG; this comes from the coding sequence ATGCTGGAAGTCCAGGATGTCTCGAAACGCTATGGCGAAACGGTGGCGCTGGCGAAGGCCTCGATCGCGTTTCGCGCCGGCACGATCCACACCATCCTGGGCGAGAATGGCTCGGGCAAGAGCACCCTTGTCAAACTCCTGTCGGGGATCGTCCAACCCGATAGCGGTACTATCCGGCTTGACGGAGCACCCTTCTCCGGCTTCGGACCGGCGGCATTCCAGGCCGCCGGCTTCGCCACCGTGTTCCAGGAAGTGCTGATCGCACCCGACCGCTCGGTGACCGACAACATCCTGCTCGGCCTCGATGGCTTGCTGAAACGAAACGTGCCACGGGCGGAACGGCAGCGCCGGGCGCAAGCGGTGCTGAAACAATTCGCGGTGACCGAGATCCCTCTAGACCAACCAGCGGGACAATTGCCGCTGGCGGTCCAGCAGCTAGTGGTGCTTGCCCGCGCGGTGGTCCGCACGCCGCGCATTCTCATTCTCGACGAAGTGACGGCCGCGCTCGACTTCGCCGACCGCGAGGCGGTTTTCGCCATGATGCGCAAGCTGGCCTCGGAGGGCTGCCTGATCCTGTTCATCACCCATCGCATGGACGAGGTGATGACGCTTTCCGACCGAATTTCCGTGCTGCGCGGCGGCAATGTGGTGGCAACGGAAGAGCGCGGCACATCGACCGCGTCCGAACTGCTCAAGGCGATGGCGCCGCGCACCGCGGCGGAGCTCGCGCATGGCTGA
- a CDS encoding ATP-binding cassette domain-containing protein translates to MADLTALSVRGLVIAPGALPVTQTIAPGEIVGLAGLDGHGQERFLKALAGLEKPVGGDVIIDTPAGPRAVTSFRKAVASGIAYLPRDRRATGIFPTQSVLDNFAVSTLSRDMRFGLLNFSRRRQRYEAYREKLSIVAPRPDAAITTLSGGNQQKVLLARALALEPAFLLLNDPTRGVDVATRHILYDVFRGLAADGMSLVILSSEIEEILLLCHRVLVFREQQVAAEITGAQMNSNAVIAAMFGRAA, encoded by the coding sequence ATGGCTGATCTGACTGCCCTTTCGGTGCGTGGCCTGGTCATCGCGCCCGGTGCCCTCCCCGTGACACAGACGATCGCGCCGGGCGAGATCGTCGGCCTTGCCGGCCTGGACGGCCATGGGCAGGAGCGGTTCCTGAAGGCGTTGGCCGGCCTGGAGAAACCTGTCGGCGGCGATGTGATCATCGACACGCCAGCTGGACCGCGCGCTGTGACCAGTTTTCGCAAGGCGGTCGCCAGCGGCATCGCCTATTTGCCGCGAGACCGGCGCGCCACCGGCATTTTTCCGACCCAGTCGGTGCTGGACAATTTCGCTGTCTCGACGTTGTCGCGCGACATGCGTTTCGGCCTGCTCAATTTCTCACGACGGCGGCAGCGCTACGAGGCGTATCGCGAAAAGCTCTCCATCGTCGCACCACGGCCGGACGCCGCGATCACCACGCTTTCGGGCGGCAACCAGCAGAAGGTGCTGCTGGCCCGAGCGCTGGCGCTGGAGCCGGCATTCCTGCTGCTCAACGACCCGACGCGCGGCGTCGACGTGGCGACGCGCCATATCCTCTACGACGTGTTCAGGGGACTGGCCGCCGACGGCATGTCGCTGGTCATCCTGTCGAGCGAGATCGAGGAAATCCTGCTGCTGTGCCATCGCGTTCTGGTTTTTCGTGAACAGCAGGTGGCGGCTGAAATCACCGGAGCGCAGATGAACAGCAACGCCGTGATCGCCGCCATGTTCGGACGCGCGGCATGA
- a CDS encoding ABC transporter permease codes for MMGSWRKLRGAGFAVVLLVILAAVNLLLNPARFHPSAWGTLIGLAAPLIGAAVASAPVILAGRGGIDISVGPLMGFVNAIVIQWLFLTLGVSSPLIIVPAALLIGALVGAANGFLATVVRIQPIVATLGTYLILAGITLTILPAPIGPAPAWLKAMSGPWSAVPLALIFMFWWLVRQTPYYDQLMAVGSDDRAAYTAGVPVTKVRFIAYVMTGMLAACAGLMLTALIGSADPNIGPTYTLIAIAAVALGGVSLAGGRGGLLGAAIGAIDIFLLQSVLTAFNVSTYVLQIAYGVILVMAVIMTALQERLSGRKG; via the coding sequence ATGATGGGCTCCTGGCGCAAATTGCGCGGCGCGGGTTTCGCGGTCGTGCTGCTGGTCATCCTGGCGGCGGTCAACCTGCTGCTCAACCCGGCCCGCTTCCATCCCTCGGCCTGGGGCACGCTGATCGGTCTCGCCGCGCCGCTGATCGGCGCGGCGGTCGCCTCGGCTCCCGTCATCCTGGCCGGACGCGGCGGCATCGATATTTCCGTCGGGCCGCTGATGGGCTTCGTCAACGCGATCGTGATCCAGTGGCTGTTCCTGACGCTTGGCGTCTCCTCGCCATTGATCATCGTGCCAGCGGCGCTGCTGATCGGCGCGCTGGTCGGGGCTGCCAACGGCTTCCTGGCCACCGTCGTGCGCATCCAGCCGATCGTCGCGACACTGGGCACCTACCTGATCCTTGCCGGCATAACGCTGACCATCCTGCCCGCGCCGATCGGCCCGGCGCCGGCATGGCTGAAGGCGATGTCGGGTCCCTGGTCAGCTGTGCCGCTGGCGCTGATCTTCATGTTCTGGTGGCTGGTGCGGCAGACCCCCTACTACGACCAGCTGATGGCGGTCGGCAGTGACGACCGCGCCGCCTACACGGCCGGCGTTCCCGTCACCAAGGTTCGCTTCATCGCCTATGTCATGACCGGCATGCTGGCCGCCTGCGCCGGCCTGATGCTGACGGCGCTGATCGGTTCGGCCGATCCCAACATCGGACCGACCTACACGCTGATCGCCATTGCCGCTGTCGCGCTTGGCGGCGTCAGCCTTGCCGGCGGACGTGGCGGACTCTTGGGCGCCGCGATCGGCGCCATCGACATCTTCCTGCTGCAGAGCGTGCTGACCGCCTTCAATGTCTCCACCTATGTGCTGCAGATCGCCTATGGCGTCATCCTCGTCATGGCCGTCATCATGACGGCGCTGCAGGAACGGCTC